One Aegilops tauschii subsp. strangulata cultivar AL8/78 chromosome 7, Aet v6.0, whole genome shotgun sequence genomic window carries:
- the LOC109777634 gene encoding hydroxycinnamoyltransferase 4-like, with amino-acid sequence MATVEVLSSELVVPAEPTPGGSIWLSNLDLAGRRGYTPTVYFFRPNGDPGFFAADAMRDSLARALVAFYPLAGRLGLDATGRVQVDCTAEGVVFVTARSDHYALEELMNEFVPCGVMRDLLVPPTPAPNPPCALLFVQITRLRCGGVVLGQAMHHSIVDARGAAHFFETWASISRGGGAPTVPPCFDHTLLAARPPQSRAVLYDHPEYKPEPEPVDPVSASTYASAIVTMSKGQVGALKARCLGASKFRAVVALVWQCVCRARALPPAAETRLYSMVDMRARLDPQLPAGYFGNAVIRTSVSATVEEVVSSPLVHAARLARAATSQGSDHARSLVDYLEGVDTMNLPRSGISPAHLRAISWMGMSLSDADFGWGAPAFMGPALMYYSGFVYVMNAPGKDGALALVLSLEPESMPAFREVFADELARLEL; translated from the coding sequence ATGGCGACGGTGGAGGTGCTCTCGTCGGAGCTGGTCGTCCCGGCGGAGCCGACGCCGGGGGGCAGCATCTGGCTCTCCAACCTCGACCTCGCCGGCAGGAGAGGCTACACCCCCACGGTCTACTTCTTCCGCCCCAACGGCGACCCGGGCTTCTTCGCCGCCGACGCCATGAGGGACAGCCTCGCCAGGGCGCTCGTCGCCTTCTACCCGCTCGCCGGCCGCCTGGGCCTCGACGCCACCGGCCGCGTCCAGGTGGACTGCACCGCCGAGGGCGTGGTCTTCGTCACGGCCCGCTCCGACCACTACGCGCTCGAGGAGCTGATGAACGAGTTCGTGCCGTGCGGCGTGATGCGGGACCTGCTCGTGCCGCCCACGCCGGCGCCCAACCCGCCCTGCGCCCTGCTGTTCGTGCAGATCACCCGCCTCCGGTGCGGCGGCGTGGTGCTCGGCCAGGCGATGCACCACTCCATCGTCGACGCGCGCGGCGCCGCGCACTTCTTCGAGACCTGGGCGAGCATCTCCCGCGGCGGTGGCGCGCCGACCGTGCCGCCCTGCTTTGACCACACGCTGCTCGCCGCGCGCCCGCCGCAGTCGCGCGCCGTGCTGTACGACCACCCGGAGTAcaagccggagccggagccggtgGACCCCGTGTCGGCGTCCACGTACGCGAGCGCCATCGTCACCATGAGCAAGGGCCAGGTGGGCGCGCTCAAGGCGCGGTGCCTCGGCGCGTCCAAGTTCCGCGCCGTGGTGGCCCTGGTGTGGCAGTGCGTGTGCCGCGCCCGCGCGCTCCCGCCGGCGGCCGAGACGCGGCTCTACTCCATGGTGGACATGCGCGCGCGCCTGGACCCGCAGCTCCCGGCGGGGTACTTCGGCAACGCCGTGATCCGCACGTCCGTGTCGGCCACGGTGGAGGAGGTGGTGTCCAGCCCGCTGGTCCACGCCGCGAGGCTGGCGCGCGCGGCGACGAGCCAGGGCAGCGACCACGCGAGGTCGCTGGTGGACTACCTGGAGGGGGTGGACACGATGAACCTGCCGCGCAGCGGCATCTCGCCCGCGCACCTCCGCGCCATCAGCTGGATGGGAATGTCGCTCTCCGACGCCGACTTCGGATGGGGCGCGCCGGCGTTCATGGGGCCGGCCCTCATGTACTACAGCGGCTTCGTGTACGTGATGAACGCGCCGGGCAAGGACGGCGCGCTCGCGCTCGTGCTGTCGCTGGAGCCCGAGAGCATGCCGGCGTTCAGGGAGGTGTTCGCCGACGAGCTGGCTCGCCTCGAGCTGTAG